In the Herpetosiphonaceae bacterium genome, one interval contains:
- a CDS encoding ParB N-terminal domain-containing protein — MAAIRTTAQNPRATETALDDLIASLAVESEPYLAQPPLVEDRGDGAYRIIAGERRVRAVTAAGWATLACLVYPALDPALAHELRLVENLHRAALDALDEACALRIAWFRANADALGVGVAARDILGREHPPTETLAQLGALLATVGFAPTRPVVTWEQVLDRLGLDLSPAQRKRRMRLLSLDSAVQAQARVLDLSPAAMRALGTLEPAQQQRLLQEVAEDPRLARKIRRIASTVTKGTYTLDQALDEARGRVRFAADPDGGAARELPALSGDADVGEPGAAGGPDDAAVAAADSGPPQPDQTVIDAVMELINVASSVTSAVATFKRAIGTQSIAALGEPWGGYAQYALALLRDATTELPT; from the coding sequence GTGGCGGCGATTCGGACCACGGCGCAGAACCCACGGGCCACCGAGACGGCACTGGACGATCTGATCGCCAGCCTGGCCGTCGAGTCCGAGCCGTATCTCGCGCAGCCGCCGTTGGTCGAGGACCGCGGCGACGGCGCGTACCGGATCATCGCCGGCGAGCGGCGCGTGCGCGCGGTGACCGCGGCCGGCTGGGCGACGCTGGCCTGTCTGGTCTATCCCGCGCTTGATCCGGCCCTGGCCCACGAACTGCGCCTGGTCGAGAACCTCCACCGCGCCGCCCTCGATGCCCTGGACGAAGCCTGCGCGCTCCGCATCGCCTGGTTCCGCGCCAATGCCGATGCGCTGGGCGTCGGCGTCGCCGCACGGGACATCCTCGGACGGGAGCACCCGCCGACCGAGACGCTCGCGCAGCTGGGGGCGCTCCTCGCCACGGTGGGCTTCGCGCCGACCCGTCCGGTGGTGACCTGGGAGCAGGTGCTGGACCGCTTGGGGCTGGATCTCAGTCCGGCGCAGCGGAAGCGCCGGATGCGGTTGTTGTCGCTCGACAGCGCGGTGCAGGCGCAGGCCCGCGTGCTGGACCTCAGTCCGGCGGCGATGCGGGCGCTGGGGACGCTGGAGCCGGCCCAGCAACAGCGGCTGCTGCAGGAGGTTGCGGAGGACCCGCGCCTGGCCCGGAAGATTCGCCGCATCGCCAGCACGGTGACCAAGGGTACCTACACGCTGGACCAGGCGCTCGACGAGGCCCGCGGCCGGGTGCGGTTCGCGGCCGATCCGGACGGCGGCGCGGCCCGCGAGCTGCCAGCCCTGAGCGGGGACGCCGATGTGGGGGAACCAGGTGCGGCTGGGGGACCGGATGACGCGGCCGTGGCCGCTGCGGACAGCGGCCCTCCCCAACCGGATCAGACGGTGATCGATGCGGTCATGGAGCTGATTAACGTCGCCAGTTCCGTGACGTCCGCCGTCGCCACCTTCAAACGCGCCATCGGCACCCAGTCGATCGCCGCGCTGGGCGAGCCCTGGGGCGGCTATGCCCAGTACGCGCTCGCCCTGCTGCGCGATGCGACCACGGAGCTTCCAACCTGA
- a CDS encoding MoxR family ATPase, whose amino-acid sequence MSCDGNRNKYFAHVCSPGSAAAAAFGGQAEAQAALEQIFATARSQPVTDQQLPKLAEISTRALFAQMQVAQLKPPTHSASGLPRADAQRGYHVVYQTLEALKRGQTLPSLARQVLAARQEQRTIDARGLNAIGRLHCTSCGQFVKPQGGHICPPTATPEAMGRALRRRLRVPATAYPEGVLAKLIEQARQGPIQMTHGVSGEQVAVTLDGLPQALGGGFLPDWFRSESGFALAQAVGGRVVPVFDATGLQRVALAPTAIGQAAQAYGRQLAPGAVPGTAASVPSLPAHQVATAATTSVTGGQPYDVGHFIGTEYRKTDALGTPVTVQGKTYTVGQRVTSPNAWGSARHSGVEPVPGATKRNPHPTNPSVGVGRTTYAAVGLLLDGEIVETSDGTVEVYTKGRGQLLSVYDPATQTVGDTQGATNASAEQVAAVMAYLALHPQTASDVALANDLIRAQQGTGEPLAAADGAYIAFKNGPLAGNGTITFGGQVGTQKCPACGQFMGDAHVCPAAGASAAVAPAAGAAAPATPAPAPFDPATGGVNPATGFYDTPTDPYAPILADGAGTAAETGPVAAVAAPAAEASTAASVPDAVAPISPSADPQSPVEEPVAAPPREGAAPTVAIGAPEGTGAAPPVPPIAVTVEPKIEVTVPLDADAFAAALAANLRTIAPTAATQATTATDLSEVGAAMRELAAAMQAVAATGQGLPVGEAGGRRRRGRTQADDPTTERPAPDEERTGPRVRTAGKPIDITRPKTAQEHIVDLVVLDAPDPFLTNVPRAVGGDLDRPLTERVPDVDPNFAINEQTEKILRTMSAMLQLGGGKAQNTWSRAFGIYGPPGTGKNTTARQLAASIKTRDAQGNITQGMNYAEVNITPESSMDEMIGTTILTTDPQSGATVSKVALGKIGLAAAMGSVICVNEIVRNPKLATALQSMLEDGEIHVNSPETGDLIKVPVHPSTVFVLTWNPGNEGDPDRPAQAPLERIIPLHLGAPSAKEQEGRIDAFFAQFGTPDPGGSTTAADNERRRQEILANTYGIPSGQALIPSAAEKAAAVRLFNELGQLASGFGGGRKLGLNSDTPTAPGPRRLNRFMAIGKTQGWLSALETLKISCDQDDTFDEQWRLVQETFARHFGDDGEALSRSAPAQD is encoded by the coding sequence ATGTCCTGCGATGGCAACCGCAACAAATACTTTGCCCATGTGTGCAGCCCTGGCAGCGCCGCAGCCGCCGCGTTCGGTGGTCAGGCCGAGGCCCAGGCGGCGCTGGAACAGATCTTCGCCACCGCCCGCAGCCAGCCGGTGACCGATCAGCAGCTGCCCAAGCTGGCCGAGATCAGCACCCGGGCCCTGTTTGCACAGATGCAGGTCGCCCAGCTGAAGCCACCAACGCACTCGGCGTCTGGGCTGCCCCGCGCCGATGCCCAGCGCGGCTACCACGTCGTCTATCAAACCCTGGAAGCGCTCAAACGGGGCCAGACCCTGCCCTCGCTCGCCCGCCAGGTGCTGGCGGCACGCCAGGAGCAGCGGACGATCGACGCGCGGGGCCTGAACGCGATCGGGCGGTTGCACTGCACCTCGTGCGGCCAGTTCGTCAAGCCGCAGGGCGGCCACATCTGTCCGCCCACGGCGACGCCGGAGGCCATGGGTCGCGCGCTGCGGCGTCGCCTCCGGGTGCCCGCGACCGCCTATCCGGAGGGCGTGCTGGCGAAGCTGATCGAGCAGGCCAGGCAGGGCCCCATTCAGATGACCCACGGCGTCAGCGGCGAGCAGGTCGCGGTGACGCTGGACGGGTTGCCGCAGGCGCTGGGCGGAGGCTTTCTGCCCGATTGGTTCCGCAGTGAATCCGGCTTTGCGCTGGCCCAGGCGGTGGGTGGGCGCGTCGTCCCAGTCTTCGACGCCACCGGCTTGCAGCGCGTGGCGCTCGCGCCGACGGCGATCGGGCAAGCCGCCCAGGCATATGGCCGGCAGCTCGCGCCGGGGGCCGTGCCCGGAACTGCCGCGTCCGTGCCGAGTTTACCGGCGCATCAGGTCGCGACGGCGGCGACCACCAGCGTCACGGGCGGACAGCCCTACGATGTGGGCCATTTCATCGGAACCGAGTATCGCAAAACGGACGCGCTCGGCACGCCGGTGACGGTCCAGGGCAAAACCTACACCGTCGGGCAGCGCGTAACGAGTCCGAACGCCTGGGGCAGCGCCCGCCACAGCGGCGTGGAGCCCGTGCCAGGTGCCACCAAGCGCAATCCCCATCCCACCAATCCGAGCGTGGGGGTGGGCCGCACCACCTATGCGGCGGTGGGGCTGCTCCTCGACGGCGAGATCGTGGAAACCAGCGATGGCACGGTGGAGGTCTATACCAAGGGCCGCGGGCAGCTGCTCAGCGTGTACGATCCCGCCACCCAGACCGTCGGCGATACGCAGGGCGCGACGAACGCCTCGGCCGAGCAAGTGGCGGCGGTGATGGCGTACCTGGCCCTGCATCCGCAGACGGCCTCCGATGTCGCGCTGGCGAACGACCTGATTCGCGCCCAGCAGGGGACCGGCGAGCCGCTGGCTGCCGCGGATGGGGCCTATATCGCGTTCAAAAATGGTCCGCTGGCCGGGAATGGAACGATCACCTTTGGTGGTCAGGTCGGCACCCAGAAGTGTCCCGCGTGCGGGCAGTTCATGGGCGACGCGCACGTGTGTCCCGCGGCGGGCGCGAGCGCCGCAGTGGCGCCCGCTGCAGGTGCTGCAGCCCCGGCCACCCCGGCACCGGCCCCCTTCGATCCGGCGACGGGTGGCGTCAACCCCGCGACGGGCTTCTATGACACGCCCACTGATCCGTATGCGCCGATTCTGGCGGATGGCGCGGGGACCGCTGCGGAGACCGGCCCGGTCGCCGCGGTCGCCGCGCCGGCAGCCGAGGCGTCAACGGCGGCATCCGTACCAGATGCCGTGGCGCCGATCTCGCCGAGCGCCGATCCCCAGTCTCCGGTGGAGGAGCCGGTCGCCGCGCCACCGCGCGAGGGTGCCGCCCCCACCGTGGCGATTGGCGCGCCGGAGGGGACGGGTGCGGCACCTCCGGTCCCGCCGATCGCGGTCACGGTCGAGCCGAAGATCGAGGTCACCGTTCCCCTGGATGCCGACGCCTTTGCCGCGGCGCTCGCGGCCAATCTGCGGACCATCGCACCCACGGCGGCGACCCAGGCGACCACCGCGACCGATCTGTCCGAGGTGGGCGCGGCGATGCGCGAGCTGGCGGCGGCGATGCAGGCCGTCGCGGCGACGGGCCAGGGCCTGCCGGTCGGCGAGGCGGGCGGGCGACGGCGGCGTGGGCGGACCCAGGCGGACGATCCGACCACGGAGCGCCCGGCGCCGGATGAGGAGCGCACGGGACCGCGCGTGCGCACGGCGGGGAAGCCGATCGACATCACCCGGCCGAAAACCGCGCAGGAACATATTGTGGATCTGGTCGTCCTCGACGCGCCCGATCCGTTCTTGACCAACGTGCCGCGCGCCGTCGGCGGCGATCTCGACCGGCCGCTGACCGAACGGGTGCCGGACGTCGATCCGAACTTCGCGATCAACGAGCAAACCGAGAAGATTCTGCGCACCATGTCGGCGATGCTCCAGCTCGGCGGCGGCAAAGCCCAGAACACCTGGTCACGGGCGTTTGGCATCTACGGCCCGCCCGGCACCGGCAAGAATACGACCGCGCGCCAGCTGGCGGCGTCGATCAAAACCCGCGACGCACAGGGGAACATCACCCAGGGCATGAACTACGCCGAGGTGAATATCACCCCCGAATCGTCGATGGACGAGATGATTGGCACGACGATCTTGACGACCGATCCCCAGTCAGGCGCCACCGTGTCGAAGGTTGCGCTCGGCAAGATCGGCCTGGCGGCGGCAATGGGCTCGGTGATCTGCGTCAACGAGATCGTGCGCAACCCCAAGCTGGCGACGGCGCTCCAGTCGATGCTGGAAGACGGCGAGATCCACGTCAACAGTCCGGAGACGGGCGACCTGATCAAGGTGCCGGTGCATCCCTCGACGGTGTTTGTGCTGACCTGGAATCCGGGCAACGAGGGTGATCCGGACCGCCCGGCGCAGGCGCCACTGGAGCGGATTATTCCGCTGCACCTGGGCGCGCCGAGCGCGAAAGAGCAGGAGGGGCGGATCGACGCGTTCTTCGCGCAGTTCGGCACGCCGGACCCGGGGGGCAGCACCACGGCGGCAGACAACGAACGGCGGCGGCAGGAGATCCTGGCGAACACCTACGGGATTCCGAGTGGTCAGGCGCTGATTCCGAGCGCGGCGGAAAAGGCGGCGGCGGTCCGCCTGTTCAACGAGCTGGGGCAGCTGGCGAGCGGGTTTGGCGGCGGACGCAAGCTGGGGTTGAACAGCGACACGCCGACGGCGCCGGGTCCTCGTCGCCTCAACAGATTCATGGCGATCGGCAAGACCCAGGGCTGGCTCTCGGCGTTGGAGACGCTGAAAATTTCATGCGATCAAGATGACACCTTCGACGAGCAATGGCGTCTCGTGCAGGAAACCTTCGCCCGCCATTTCGGCGACGACGGCGAGGCCCTGAGCCGGT
- a CDS encoding ParB/RepB/Spo0J family partition protein, with product MPNHPTPAPTDAPDVAVADQLAGLPLRIALVDLDEDLTQPRQEFPDDRQQELTASVAAAGIQQPLLVRPVGNGRYVVVDGARRKRAAEAAGLREVPCVLCDEVNWLAVKQSQLITNGFHQSLTPLELAQTLELLWLGHQIAAFEADAGDDGTQTAVLVAAAGSPARQIAALRDRLCALSGFPNRDAYLSSGAHVRVSWTTVLEAIGLVQMTADQRKRLLSLLDLSLEAQDALAGVDVSQRTLRELAQRPPDEQQALIAQAQDQDDVGAALRQALSAPLQTDAAPERIADWSPEALAQALDAADTADAPSSARAGQRAARGDPDDGLPLDVDADQRATFEPDPTLALPFSTGPGRKLVSERGDIGRGSLPPDGHEYWSEDEALQLSGALEAALKVLDGVGPGYLSEQHCGWLQPMWQELVLRLDAAGLAAQPD from the coding sequence ATGCCGAACCACCCGACCCCCGCACCCACCGACGCGCCTGACGTGGCCGTCGCCGATCAGCTGGCTGGCCTGCCGCTGCGGATCGCCCTCGTCGATCTGGACGAGGATCTGACCCAGCCACGCCAGGAGTTTCCCGACGATCGCCAGCAGGAGCTGACCGCGAGCGTCGCCGCCGCCGGCATCCAGCAGCCGCTGCTCGTCCGTCCCGTGGGGAACGGCCGCTATGTCGTGGTCGATGGCGCCCGCCGCAAGCGCGCGGCGGAGGCGGCGGGCCTCCGCGAGGTACCCTGTGTCCTGTGCGACGAGGTGAATTGGCTTGCTGTCAAGCAGAGTCAGCTCATCACGAATGGCTTTCACCAGTCCCTGACGCCGCTGGAGCTGGCCCAGACGCTGGAGCTGCTCTGGCTCGGCCACCAGATCGCCGCCTTTGAAGCCGATGCGGGCGATGATGGCACGCAGACGGCGGTGCTCGTGGCGGCGGCGGGCAGTCCCGCCCGGCAGATCGCGGCGCTGCGCGACCGGCTCTGCGCGCTGTCCGGCTTTCCGAACCGCGACGCCTACCTGAGCAGCGGCGCCCACGTCCGCGTGTCCTGGACGACGGTCTTGGAGGCCATTGGCCTGGTGCAGATGACCGCTGACCAGCGCAAGCGTCTGCTGAGCCTGCTCGACCTGTCGCTGGAGGCCCAGGACGCGCTGGCCGGCGTCGACGTGAGCCAGCGCACCTTGCGGGAGCTGGCGCAGCGTCCGCCGGACGAGCAGCAGGCGCTCATCGCGCAGGCGCAGGATCAGGACGATGTCGGCGCGGCGCTGCGGCAGGCACTGAGCGCGCCGCTGCAGACCGACGCTGCACCGGAGCGGATCGCTGACTGGTCGCCCGAAGCCCTGGCCCAGGCTCTGGATGCGGCAGACACCGCGGACGCACCCAGCTCCGCCCGAGCCGGGCAGCGGGCTGCGCGCGGCGATCCTGACGACGGGCTGCCGCTGGATGTGGATGCCGATCAGCGCGCGACGTTTGAACCCGATCCGACGCTGGCGCTGCCGTTTTCAACCGGTCCAGGCCGGAAGCTGGTCTCGGAGCGGGGCGACATTGGCCGGGGCTCGCTGCCGCCGGATGGTCACGAGTATTGGTCCGAGGACGAAGCACTGCAGCTCTCCGGCGCGCTTGAGGCCGCCCTGAAGGTGCTGGACGGTGTCGGGCCGGGCTATCTGTCGGAGCAGCACTGCGGCTGGCTGCAACCGATGTGGCAGGAACTGGTCCTCCGCCTTGATGCTGCCGGGCTGGCGGCCCAGCCGGACTAG